From the Phyllopteryx taeniolatus isolate TA_2022b chromosome 16, UOR_Ptae_1.2, whole genome shotgun sequence genome, one window contains:
- the rbbp6 gene encoding E3 ubiquitin-protein ligase RBBP6 isoform X1: MTHIHYKFSSKLSYATVVFDGPHVTLTDLKEQIMGRERLRAGDCDLQITDAQTKEEYTNEEGLIPKGSSVIVRRVPNMRVKSFSVKKTQNTERSDAHCHFSTGAIKAMDDNSSSKTLPLFSKMVNLAAADVSEEDKIKVVMNQSSYNPMTYNKKFGGMLPANYTCYRCGNTGHHIRKCPSTGDKNFDAPKIKKSTGIPRSFMVEVDDPNIKGAMMTNCGRFAIPAIDAQAYAIGKKEKHPFLHQEECEPVDEKIPVPEELQCLICHDLLVDSVVIPCCGNSYCDECIRTALLDSEEHICPTCNQADVSPDTLIANKFLRQAVNNFKKEKGDTRNLKKSGIPQSLTATPTPIPVPTPLTVQQQKIQQSTPSQQTDVHESGAHPASSLPPCVEAEVKTQDVSVADIPSVAFLNKDPTAVPSQPMILVHNDPVQKSSLGQTPTSLHRSASSFSSSVFPMGVTTEIQHLPPSSSSQPPAPPPFFPSHHFHSFPPAQQYPRHPPGHQVALPNWTHPNPQGAPLPPLISSSSPSIPPLNQRDWSSHHRHRRERSPRTRSSFRRSSRSKSKSSRSSSQSSRSRSRSHGRSRPRSPYSHHRVPHTRTNPSHSYSYGYKRSHSPTASSSSSPREGSHSTSQSAHRKKRHHNKKSSHRSYKSRRRAEHSPASSRQAEGPSGQCYANEPTSSQDTNNDFYQQWKKQYKEWYEKYFSTYVSHYHRLPPSLLSLPPPPNPPWADRAENHTSHKLDSFTHLQHTRRTSTHPHSPPSQSSSDSRSSHSQSSSEGRSPPSRSSSVCSYARSPCDTRSPPSENTTPHRGSAKKDGRKHEATANSEQLPALKSEQERMRKYDEVPEDNTCSPDAARPKGKEDKRRHRHTCSDSLPDRDAFESVQNPLASNKNEREKQQRPESESKCKKGKDSISRRLDEERRQKVKSREKAHKVEKGTHPDVYKASKSHRKGKGACEEENKESHIITTERSGYIQTNLEIPKGECSHTVEKEKQQEQKKKQKEPLSPRVKNIWEEGMQVKPQKKISININLDGKRPEEKTAIQEWSRSERSDVKENGEKLEAEIPRTAKQQATGLRELRGADEVDCTESKKEDERQNVKENEEDKSMKNDDRRKERGIVKENEGDERVTNDDEEKQRQILEENEDERVTNDDREKERHIMKENGEDRKVTNEDGEKERQIVKENEEDESVRHDIGKERGGVKEIEEDDRVTNDEREKDKSVATTEKMTTEEENGEELPEESKPKQELVVGVKMSDEDTASVMMSHTSERPNITMESVCNTSMVDRREGEESLERIIEVTTPPREHKHSEEDTLEFAPLSILDKKDPEEDEQEVLPVAPPPPPVTPGQLDAHGQDEEESQRSDEMQTGEENRERNSCLALPRGQYISDTEMEGNVGADRPQDHEKEWKGEEDKKVSNKAKDAEQELLILPNLQSSMTSHHSDRKGGEQEVKIDASKESHTVNHSECIKKLCAILDIQSSTTEDPDHIYQYHDSDNTDSKSSNKNNSLPYHVQPFGKQQRPPESSRSSLALKHSDAPQAILVSKNQREPKPHALSPYKHSDRTTLKVRPQSREELWKRYKLEKLLKESQHDRAAKEPEPEKEAAQHSTHEAKPERARGEKPSSHSSSSSSSVTKSEHERRPKKHKDKRHGDTELEDLERKHKKSKKHDHSH, translated from the exons ATGGATGACAACAGTTCTTCTAAAACCCTGCCTTTATTCTCCAAG ATGGTGAACCTGGCAGCTGCTGATGTGTCAGAAGAGGATAAGATCAAAGTGGTAATGAACCAGTCCTCGTACAACCCCATGAC TTACAACAAAAAGTTTGGTGGGATGCTCCCTGCTAACTACACCTGTTATCGCTGTGGAAACACTGGGCATCATATCAGGAAATGTCCATCTACTGGG GATAAAAATTTCGATGCGCCAAAGATAAAGAAGAGCACAGGCATTCCTCGCTCCTTCATGGTGGAGGTGGATGACCCCAACATTAAGGGAGCTATGATGACTAACTGCGGGCGTTTTGCAATTCCTGCCATTGACGC TCAGGCGTACGCCATCGGCAAGAAAGAGAAGCATCCATTTTTGCACCAAGAAGAGTGTGAGCCAGTGGATGAGAAAATCCCTGTACCTGAGGAGCTCCAATGTCTGATCTGTCATGACCTGCTTGTGGATTCGGTAGTCATACCATGCTGTGGAAACAGTTATTGTGACGAGT GTATTCGTACGGCCTTGCTGGACTCAGAAGAACACATCTGTCCCACCTGTAACCAAGCTGATGTCTCCCCTGACACATTGATAGCCAATAAATTCCTCCGTCAG GCTGTAAATAACTTTAAGAAAGAGAAAGGTGACACCAGGAATTTGAAAAAGTCTGGCATCCCTCAGTCACTCACTGCAACACCAACACCAATCCCTGTTCCTACTCCTTTGACTGTCCAACAACAGAAGATCCAGCAGTCCACCCCCAGTCAGCAG ACTGATGTTCACGAGTCTGGGGCTCATCCTGCTTCCAGCCTACCACCGTGTGT TGAAGCTGAAGTAAAAACACAAGATGTTTCAGTGGCTGATATACCTTCTGTGGCTTTCTTAAACAAAGACCCCACAGCTGTTCCATCACAGCCAATGATACTG GTTCACAATGACCCAGTGCAGAAATCCTCCTTAG GTCAAACACCAACCAGCTTGCACAGGTCAGCaag TTCCTTCTCATCCTCGGTTTTTCCCATGGGAGTTACAACTGAAATCCAGCACCTTCCTCCCTCTTCATCCTCCCAGCCACCTGCTCCTCCACCTTTCTTCCCCAGCCACCACTTCCACTCATTCCCTCCAGCTCAGCAGTATCCAAGACACCCACCGGGACACCAAGTGGCCCTACCCAATTGGACTCACCCAAACCCTCAGGgtgcccccctccctcccctcatctcctcttcctccccctccATCCCTCCTCTCAACCAGAGGGACTGGTCCAGCCATCATAGACACAGGAGGGAAAG GTCTCCTCGTACACGATCCAGCTTCAGACGCTCCTCTCGTTCTAAGTCCAAATCTTCTCGCTCATCAAGCCAGTCCAGTCGGTCCCGCTCAAGATCCCATGGCAGATCAAG gcccaGGTCACCATACTCTCATCATAGAGTCCCACACACCCGCACAAATCCCTCACACTCTTATAGCTATGGTTACAAGAGGTCCCACTCACCCACGgcatcttcatcatcttcaccCCGGGAGGGTTCTCATTCTACGTCGCAGTCAGCTCACCGGAAAAAACGCCATCACAACAAAAAGTCCTCTCATAGAAGCTACAAATCCAGGAGACGAGCTGAACACTCACCAGCTTCTTCCAGACAAGCTGAAGGCCCTTCAGGGCAGTGTTATGCTAATGAACCAACTAGTAGCCAGGACACAAATAATGATTTCTACCAGCAAtggaaaaaacaatacaaagagTGGTATGAGAAGTATTTCAGCACTTATGTCAGCCACTACCACCGATTGCCGCCTTccctcctctctctccctcctcccCCAAATCCACCATGGGCGGACCGAGCAGAGAACCACACAAGCCACAAGTTAGACTCTTTCACTCATCTCCAACATACGCGCAGGACTTCGACGCACCCCCACTCCCCTCCATCTCAATCGTCCAGCGACAGTCGCTCCAGTCACTCTCAGTCTTCCAGCGAGGGTCGCTCCCCTCCTTCTCGATCTTCGAGTGTCTGCAGCTACGCTCGCTCGCCCTGTGACACACGCTCGCCACCGTCCGAGAATACCACCCCTCACAGGGGGAGCGCGAAGAAGGATGGCCGTAAGCATGAAGCGACTGCAAATTCAGAACAGCTTCCTGCCCTCAAATCTGAACAGGAGAGAATGAGGAAGTACGATGAAGTCCCAGAAGACAACACGTGTTCCCCTGATGCTGCACGCCCAAAAGGCAAGGAGGACAAAAGGAGGCATCGTCATACTTGCAGTGACTCATTGCCAGACAGAGATGCCTTTGAATCTGTCCAAAATCCACTcgcatcaaataaaaatgagagagaaaaacaacagagaccagaaagtgaaagtaaatgtaaaaaaggcAAAGATTCCATCTCTCGGCGGCTGGATGAAGAAAGGCGTCAGAAGGTCAAGTCCAGGGAGAAGGCTCACAAAGTGGAAAAAGGCACACACCCTGACGTCTACAAAGCTTCGAAGTCCCACAGAAAGGGTAAAGGAGCATGCGAGGAGGAAAATAAAGAAAGTCATATCATAACAACTGAAAGAAGTGGGTACATACAAACCAACCTTGAAATCCCCAAGGGTGAATGTTCTCACactgttgaaaaagaaaagcaacaagagcagaagaaaaagcaaaaggaACCACTGTCTCCCAGAGTGAAAAACATCTGGGAGGAAGGAATGCAGGTGAAACCACAGAAGAAGATTAGCATCAACATCAACCTGGATGGGAAGAGGCCTGAAGAGAAGACAGCAATACAGGAATGGTCTCGTTCAGAGAGGAGTGACGTGAAAGAAAATGGTGAGAAGTTAGAGGCAGAAATTCCAAGAACTGCAAAGCAGCAAGCAACTGGACTTCGAGAGCTTCGGGGAGCAGACGAGGTAGACTGCACAGAATCCAAAAAAGAGGACGAGAGGCAGAATGTGAAGGAGAATGAGGAAGATAAGAGCATGAAAAATGATGACAGAAGAAAAGAGAGGGGGATTGTGAAGGAGAATGAGGGGGATGAGAGAGTGACAAATGATGACGAAGAAAAACAGAGGCAGATATTGGAGGAGAATGAGGATGAGAGAGTGACAAATGATGACAGAGAAAAAGAGAGGCACATTATGAAGGAGAATGGGGAGGATAGGAAAGTGACAAATGAGGACGGAGAAAAAGAGAGGCAGATTGTGAAGGAGAATGAGGAAGATGAGAGCGTAAGACATGACATCGGAAAAGAAAGGGGGGGTGTGAAGGAGATTGAGGAGGATGACCGCGTGACAAATgatgaaagagaaaaagacaagTCAGTTGCTACTACTGAAAAGATGACGACAGAAGAGGAAAATGGCGAAGAGCTGCCCGAAGAGTCAAAGCCAAAACAAGAGCTAGTGGTGGGAGTGAAGATGAGTGATGAAGACACTGCCTCTGTGATGATGTCACATACCAGTGAGAGGCCAAACATTACAATGGAGAGTGTCTG CAACACTTCCATGGTGGACCGCAGGGAAGGTGAGGAATCTCTGGAGAGGATAATCGAGGTAACAACACCTCCACGGGAGCACAAGCACAGTGAAGAGGACACACTTGAATTT gCACCTCTTTCCATATTGGACAAAAAGGACCCTGAAGAGGATGAACAGGAGGTTCTTCCAGTAGCACCGCCTCCACCACCAGTGACACCAGGCCAACTGGATGCTCATGGACAGGATGAGGAAGAGAGTCAAAGGTCAGATGAAATGCAGACAGGTGAGGAAAACAGGGAGAGAAACTCTTGTCTGGCTCTCCCTAGAGGCCAATACATAAGTGACACTGAGATGGAGGGAAACGTTGGCGCCGACAGGCCACAAGATCATGAGAAAGAATGGAAGGGCGAGGAGGACAAGAAAGTAAGCAATAAGGCAAAAGACGCAGAACAGGAGCTGCTGATCCTACCAAACCTCCAGTCATCAATGACATCACATCATTCTGACAGGAAGGGTGGAGAACAGGAGGTCAAGATAGATGCAAGCAAGGAAAGTCATACAGTCAATCACAGTGAGTGTATCAAAAAGCTATGCGCAATACTGGATATACAATCAAGCACAACAGAGGATCCTGACCACATCTACCAGTATCACGATAGTGACAATACAGATAGTAAATccagcaacaaaaataattctctCCCTTACCACGTACAACCCTTTGGAAAGCAGCAAAGACCTCCAGAGTCTAGCAGGTCTAGTCTGGCATTAAAGCACTCTGATGCGCCTCAGGCCATCTTGGTGTCCAAGAATCAGCGTGAACCCAAGCCCCATGCACTATCCCCCTACAAACACTCAGACAGAACCACTCTCAAGGTGAGACCCCAGAGCAGAGAGGAGCTATGGAAAAGGTACAAGCTGGAAAAGCTGTTAAAAGAAAGCCAACACGACCGAGCGGCAAAGGAGCCGGAGCCTGAGAAAGAAGCAGCTCAGCATAGTACACACGAGGCAAAACCGGAGCGAGCCAGAGGAGAGAAGCCCTCCagtcacagcagcagcagcagcagcagcgtgaCGAAGAGTGAGCATGAAAGGAGGCCAAAAAAGCACAAGGACAAACGACACGGAGACACAGAGCTAGAAGATCTAGAGAGGAAACACAAAAAGTCCAAGAAACATGATCACTCTCACTGA
- the rbbp6 gene encoding E3 ubiquitin-protein ligase RBBP6 isoform X3, translating to MRVKSFSVKKTQNTERSDAHCHFSTGAIKAMDDNSSSKTLPLFSKMVNLAAADVSEEDKIKVVMNQSSYNPMTYNKKFGGMLPANYTCYRCGNTGHHIRKCPSTGDKNFDAPKIKKSTGIPRSFMVEVDDPNIKGAMMTNCGRFAIPAIDAQAYAIGKKEKHPFLHQEECEPVDEKIPVPEELQCLICHDLLVDSVVIPCCGNSYCDECIRTALLDSEEHICPTCNQADVSPDTLIANKFLRQAVNNFKKEKGDTRNLKKSGIPQSLTATPTPIPVPTPLTVQQQKIQQSTPSQQTDVHESGAHPASSLPPCVEAEVKTQDVSVADIPSVAFLNKDPTAVPSQPMILVHNDPVQKSSLGQTPTSLHRSASSFSSSVFPMGVTTEIQHLPPSSSSQPPAPPPFFPSHHFHSFPPAQQYPRHPPGHQVALPNWTHPNPQGAPLPPLISSSSPSIPPLNQRDWSSHHRHRRERSPRTRSSFRRSSRSKSKSSRSSSQSSRSRSRSHGRSRPRSPYSHHRVPHTRTNPSHSYSYGYKRSHSPTASSSSSPREGSHSTSQSAHRKKRHHNKKSSHRSYKSRRRAEHSPASSRQAEGPSGQCYANEPTSSQDTNNDFYQQWKKQYKEWYEKYFSTYVSHYHRLPPSLLSLPPPPNPPWADRAENHTSHKLDSFTHLQHTRRTSTHPHSPPSQSSSDSRSSHSQSSSEGRSPPSRSSSVCSYARSPCDTRSPPSENTTPHRGSAKKDGRKHEATANSEQLPALKSEQERMRKYDEVPEDNTCSPDAARPKGKEDKRRHRHTCSDSLPDRDAFESVQNPLASNKNEREKQQRPESESKCKKGKDSISRRLDEERRQKVKSREKAHKVEKGTHPDVYKASKSHRKGKGACEEENKESHIITTERSGYIQTNLEIPKGECSHTVEKEKQQEQKKKQKEPLSPRVKNIWEEGMQVKPQKKISININLDGKRPEEKTAIQEWSRSERSDVKENGEKLEAEIPRTAKQQATGLRELRGADEVDCTESKKEDERQNVKENEEDKSMKNDDRRKERGIVKENEGDERVTNDDEEKQRQILEENEDERVTNDDREKERHIMKENGEDRKVTNEDGEKERQIVKENEEDESVRHDIGKERGGVKEIEEDDRVTNDEREKDKSVATTEKMTTEEENGEELPEESKPKQELVVGVKMSDEDTASVMMSHTSERPNITMESVCNTSMVDRREGEESLERIIEVTTPPREHKHSEEDTLEFAPLSILDKKDPEEDEQEVLPVAPPPPPVTPGQLDAHGQDEEESQRSDEMQTGEENRERNSCLALPRGQYISDTEMEGNVGADRPQDHEKEWKGEEDKKVSNKAKDAEQELLILPNLQSSMTSHHSDRKGGEQEVKIDASKESHTVNHSECIKKLCAILDIQSSTTEDPDHIYQYHDSDNTDSKSSNKNNSLPYHVQPFGKQQRPPESSRSSLALKHSDAPQAILVSKNQREPKPHALSPYKHSDRTTLKVRPQSREELWKRYKLEKLLKESQHDRAAKEPEPEKEAAQHSTHEAKPERARGEKPSSHSSSSSSSVTKSEHERRPKKHKDKRHGDTELEDLERKHKKSKKHDHSH from the exons ATGGATGACAACAGTTCTTCTAAAACCCTGCCTTTATTCTCCAAG ATGGTGAACCTGGCAGCTGCTGATGTGTCAGAAGAGGATAAGATCAAAGTGGTAATGAACCAGTCCTCGTACAACCCCATGAC TTACAACAAAAAGTTTGGTGGGATGCTCCCTGCTAACTACACCTGTTATCGCTGTGGAAACACTGGGCATCATATCAGGAAATGTCCATCTACTGGG GATAAAAATTTCGATGCGCCAAAGATAAAGAAGAGCACAGGCATTCCTCGCTCCTTCATGGTGGAGGTGGATGACCCCAACATTAAGGGAGCTATGATGACTAACTGCGGGCGTTTTGCAATTCCTGCCATTGACGC TCAGGCGTACGCCATCGGCAAGAAAGAGAAGCATCCATTTTTGCACCAAGAAGAGTGTGAGCCAGTGGATGAGAAAATCCCTGTACCTGAGGAGCTCCAATGTCTGATCTGTCATGACCTGCTTGTGGATTCGGTAGTCATACCATGCTGTGGAAACAGTTATTGTGACGAGT GTATTCGTACGGCCTTGCTGGACTCAGAAGAACACATCTGTCCCACCTGTAACCAAGCTGATGTCTCCCCTGACACATTGATAGCCAATAAATTCCTCCGTCAG GCTGTAAATAACTTTAAGAAAGAGAAAGGTGACACCAGGAATTTGAAAAAGTCTGGCATCCCTCAGTCACTCACTGCAACACCAACACCAATCCCTGTTCCTACTCCTTTGACTGTCCAACAACAGAAGATCCAGCAGTCCACCCCCAGTCAGCAG ACTGATGTTCACGAGTCTGGGGCTCATCCTGCTTCCAGCCTACCACCGTGTGT TGAAGCTGAAGTAAAAACACAAGATGTTTCAGTGGCTGATATACCTTCTGTGGCTTTCTTAAACAAAGACCCCACAGCTGTTCCATCACAGCCAATGATACTG GTTCACAATGACCCAGTGCAGAAATCCTCCTTAG GTCAAACACCAACCAGCTTGCACAGGTCAGCaag TTCCTTCTCATCCTCGGTTTTTCCCATGGGAGTTACAACTGAAATCCAGCACCTTCCTCCCTCTTCATCCTCCCAGCCACCTGCTCCTCCACCTTTCTTCCCCAGCCACCACTTCCACTCATTCCCTCCAGCTCAGCAGTATCCAAGACACCCACCGGGACACCAAGTGGCCCTACCCAATTGGACTCACCCAAACCCTCAGGgtgcccccctccctcccctcatctcctcttcctccccctccATCCCTCCTCTCAACCAGAGGGACTGGTCCAGCCATCATAGACACAGGAGGGAAAG GTCTCCTCGTACACGATCCAGCTTCAGACGCTCCTCTCGTTCTAAGTCCAAATCTTCTCGCTCATCAAGCCAGTCCAGTCGGTCCCGCTCAAGATCCCATGGCAGATCAAG gcccaGGTCACCATACTCTCATCATAGAGTCCCACACACCCGCACAAATCCCTCACACTCTTATAGCTATGGTTACAAGAGGTCCCACTCACCCACGgcatcttcatcatcttcaccCCGGGAGGGTTCTCATTCTACGTCGCAGTCAGCTCACCGGAAAAAACGCCATCACAACAAAAAGTCCTCTCATAGAAGCTACAAATCCAGGAGACGAGCTGAACACTCACCAGCTTCTTCCAGACAAGCTGAAGGCCCTTCAGGGCAGTGTTATGCTAATGAACCAACTAGTAGCCAGGACACAAATAATGATTTCTACCAGCAAtggaaaaaacaatacaaagagTGGTATGAGAAGTATTTCAGCACTTATGTCAGCCACTACCACCGATTGCCGCCTTccctcctctctctccctcctcccCCAAATCCACCATGGGCGGACCGAGCAGAGAACCACACAAGCCACAAGTTAGACTCTTTCACTCATCTCCAACATACGCGCAGGACTTCGACGCACCCCCACTCCCCTCCATCTCAATCGTCCAGCGACAGTCGCTCCAGTCACTCTCAGTCTTCCAGCGAGGGTCGCTCCCCTCCTTCTCGATCTTCGAGTGTCTGCAGCTACGCTCGCTCGCCCTGTGACACACGCTCGCCACCGTCCGAGAATACCACCCCTCACAGGGGGAGCGCGAAGAAGGATGGCCGTAAGCATGAAGCGACTGCAAATTCAGAACAGCTTCCTGCCCTCAAATCTGAACAGGAGAGAATGAGGAAGTACGATGAAGTCCCAGAAGACAACACGTGTTCCCCTGATGCTGCACGCCCAAAAGGCAAGGAGGACAAAAGGAGGCATCGTCATACTTGCAGTGACTCATTGCCAGACAGAGATGCCTTTGAATCTGTCCAAAATCCACTcgcatcaaataaaaatgagagagaaaaacaacagagaccagaaagtgaaagtaaatgtaaaaaaggcAAAGATTCCATCTCTCGGCGGCTGGATGAAGAAAGGCGTCAGAAGGTCAAGTCCAGGGAGAAGGCTCACAAAGTGGAAAAAGGCACACACCCTGACGTCTACAAAGCTTCGAAGTCCCACAGAAAGGGTAAAGGAGCATGCGAGGAGGAAAATAAAGAAAGTCATATCATAACAACTGAAAGAAGTGGGTACATACAAACCAACCTTGAAATCCCCAAGGGTGAATGTTCTCACactgttgaaaaagaaaagcaacaagagcagaagaaaaagcaaaaggaACCACTGTCTCCCAGAGTGAAAAACATCTGGGAGGAAGGAATGCAGGTGAAACCACAGAAGAAGATTAGCATCAACATCAACCTGGATGGGAAGAGGCCTGAAGAGAAGACAGCAATACAGGAATGGTCTCGTTCAGAGAGGAGTGACGTGAAAGAAAATGGTGAGAAGTTAGAGGCAGAAATTCCAAGAACTGCAAAGCAGCAAGCAACTGGACTTCGAGAGCTTCGGGGAGCAGACGAGGTAGACTGCACAGAATCCAAAAAAGAGGACGAGAGGCAGAATGTGAAGGAGAATGAGGAAGATAAGAGCATGAAAAATGATGACAGAAGAAAAGAGAGGGGGATTGTGAAGGAGAATGAGGGGGATGAGAGAGTGACAAATGATGACGAAGAAAAACAGAGGCAGATATTGGAGGAGAATGAGGATGAGAGAGTGACAAATGATGACAGAGAAAAAGAGAGGCACATTATGAAGGAGAATGGGGAGGATAGGAAAGTGACAAATGAGGACGGAGAAAAAGAGAGGCAGATTGTGAAGGAGAATGAGGAAGATGAGAGCGTAAGACATGACATCGGAAAAGAAAGGGGGGGTGTGAAGGAGATTGAGGAGGATGACCGCGTGACAAATgatgaaagagaaaaagacaagTCAGTTGCTACTACTGAAAAGATGACGACAGAAGAGGAAAATGGCGAAGAGCTGCCCGAAGAGTCAAAGCCAAAACAAGAGCTAGTGGTGGGAGTGAAGATGAGTGATGAAGACACTGCCTCTGTGATGATGTCACATACCAGTGAGAGGCCAAACATTACAATGGAGAGTGTCTG CAACACTTCCATGGTGGACCGCAGGGAAGGTGAGGAATCTCTGGAGAGGATAATCGAGGTAACAACACCTCCACGGGAGCACAAGCACAGTGAAGAGGACACACTTGAATTT gCACCTCTTTCCATATTGGACAAAAAGGACCCTGAAGAGGATGAACAGGAGGTTCTTCCAGTAGCACCGCCTCCACCACCAGTGACACCAGGCCAACTGGATGCTCATGGACAGGATGAGGAAGAGAGTCAAAGGTCAGATGAAATGCAGACAGGTGAGGAAAACAGGGAGAGAAACTCTTGTCTGGCTCTCCCTAGAGGCCAATACATAAGTGACACTGAGATGGAGGGAAACGTTGGCGCCGACAGGCCACAAGATCATGAGAAAGAATGGAAGGGCGAGGAGGACAAGAAAGTAAGCAATAAGGCAAAAGACGCAGAACAGGAGCTGCTGATCCTACCAAACCTCCAGTCATCAATGACATCACATCATTCTGACAGGAAGGGTGGAGAACAGGAGGTCAAGATAGATGCAAGCAAGGAAAGTCATACAGTCAATCACAGTGAGTGTATCAAAAAGCTATGCGCAATACTGGATATACAATCAAGCACAACAGAGGATCCTGACCACATCTACCAGTATCACGATAGTGACAATACAGATAGTAAATccagcaacaaaaataattctctCCCTTACCACGTACAACCCTTTGGAAAGCAGCAAAGACCTCCAGAGTCTAGCAGGTCTAGTCTGGCATTAAAGCACTCTGATGCGCCTCAGGCCATCTTGGTGTCCAAGAATCAGCGTGAACCCAAGCCCCATGCACTATCCCCCTACAAACACTCAGACAGAACCACTCTCAAGGTGAGACCCCAGAGCAGAGAGGAGCTATGGAAAAGGTACAAGCTGGAAAAGCTGTTAAAAGAAAGCCAACACGACCGAGCGGCAAAGGAGCCGGAGCCTGAGAAAGAAGCAGCTCAGCATAGTACACACGAGGCAAAACCGGAGCGAGCCAGAGGAGAGAAGCCCTCCagtcacagcagcagcagcagcagcagcgtgaCGAAGAGTGAGCATGAAAGGAGGCCAAAAAAGCACAAGGACAAACGACACGGAGACACAGAGCTAGAAGATCTAGAGAGGAAACACAAAAAGTCCAAGAAACATGATCACTCTCACTGA